DNA sequence from the Myxocyprinus asiaticus isolate MX2 ecotype Aquarium Trade chromosome 3, UBuf_Myxa_2, whole genome shotgun sequence genome:
ctgactataattggcttttgttgatgtctttagcctaggggttcacttactttttccacagcactgtgaatgtttaatggaatgtgttaaataaagacatgaaagattataattatttgtgtgttgttagcttaagcacattgtgatttgtctatacttgtgactttgatgaagatgagatcatattttatgatgaattaatgcagaaaaccagctaattccaaagggtacaCATACTTAtctcactgtacagtatatgcccTTGTGTAGTGACTGACAGGACTAAACGAACGAGCTCCTACCAAACTTTCATTAAGAACTCCATTGAGTTTATCCCTCATGGTCACTTAGTACTTAATGTACTATATATGAATATCTGCTGGTTATTATGTACCAAGCCTTCTAAGAAATACTGACAATTTATAATAGTGTGTAATTTGAAGTGCTGGCAGAAACTAAAGGATAAACATTTTCCAGCTTCATGAATGTCATCGCCGTGTTAGCTCCAGCTGAAGGGAGACCCATTTGATAGTTATATCAAGACACTGATACAAATATACATTCCCCAGCTCACAACAGGGATTTGGTTTTTATTCTCTGTATGCCCATAGAGAGGGTCGACTTTCATTCTTCTTGTTGTATTAGGTTTTCTTGTGATGTATTATTGAGTGCCTTTGTTACGGCAGTAGAGATGGCAAGAAAGGTGAAAACTAAAATGAGATAGATCCAGTTTGTGAACATTTCAGACTCCAATCCCATTTGACAGACTCCAATCCCATCTGAAATCTTGTTttgaattaatgtaaaaaaaaaataaaaaaatgcattgacaAATTCACTTACTGTGAAAGTCTAAAATGTTAAGTTTGCCGCCTAGACGTCCATTGTaagactttttttgttttattttacaaactgagagaagagttgaaattattttaagtgGTAATAGAGCTGTCTATAGAGTTTAAGTTGTTTATAACAAGGAAACATTTTTCAGCACTCTTTAAATAAGACTTCATATTCTATTAAAGCCTCACTTATTTGCACTTTATAGGAAACAAAATTGGGCTCTTGGAAGGTTAATTTGTGGAGAAGAACTAGTTCATTTAGATTCTGAGAAGGGAATTATTTCATCTTTGGTGACACCAGTGTTTTCACAGAAACTGTCTGAAAAGATGCTCTTGATACTGAAAAACATGTCGTTCTGATCATTATGACTTGTCCTGCTTAATTTCTCATACCATAAATAATCCACCTATTGGTCCCAGGCTTGATTTTTGCCCACTTGCATGGGACTTACTTTCTCTGGCTCTTCCATCTGAAAGACTTTTTGGTTTGTGACCCCAGATCCTACACCGGATCCTGTTTCATTCGTGCAGACAGAGTTACAAAGCCGCCCAGTTCTTCTCTGATCTATCTCCAGACGTGTACCAGAGTACTTTAGGTCGCCATCAGTGTACACACGGTTCCTTGCACCAAAGTTCACCGCAGGCTCCCTGACTTCTCCTCTGTTGGCTTTCCGTCGCGCTCCATTGCCTGCCAACATCCTCCCACAGCAGCATGAATGTGTCCTGCACACTGCCTGGAACCCTCTCTTGAAGTTCTCATTGTAGTACCCATAGATGATGGGGTTGACACTAGAGTTTGAGAAGGCTAACCAGTGAGCAAATGGGAATATGTAGCCGGTCAGCAGTTCCAACTTGTCCTCATTCAGACCACCATAGTCCGTGAGGAGCATCAGGGTCCAGAGAGGCAGCCAGGACAGTGTGAATAATAGGGCCACAACACTCAACATCTTAATCACCTTGATCTTCTTGTGGGAAATGAGGGACCGGCCTTCCTGTTGAGCCCTGGGGGCCGGAGGAGAAGCGTGAGGCTGGCCACCATCATGCTGATCATTCCCGGAGATCACAGTGGTGGTGTAGAGTTTGATCCCAATACGTCCATACATAAGCGTAATTAGGGCGAGGGGAATAAGATAGATGTGTGCAAACAGGACGGTGGTGTAGACTTTTCTCATCTGTGGATTTGCCCAGTTCTCAAAGCAAGAGAACAGTGGGTATGTGTGGTTGTAGTCTTCATTGTAGACCATGTAATGATGCTCTACTCTCTCCACCATTAACGTCACAGCTGATGGACACATAATTACCACAGCAAGCACCCAGATCATCACTATGGTCAC
Encoded proteins:
- the LOC127425395 gene encoding neuropeptide FF receptor 1-like; the protein is MDMSPELTALYLNASLTNSFANNSNVTNLTSITYYPYYQHSLPVATALTLAYLFIFLLCMVGNGLVCLIVLENRHMRTVTNLFILNLAMSDLLVGVFCIPTTLVDNLITGWPFTNTVCKMSGLVQGMSVSASVFTLVAIAVDRFRCIVYPFQPKLTLLVAKVTIVMIWVLAVVIMCPSAVTLMVERVEHHYMVYNEDYNHTYPLFSCFENWANPQMRKVYTTVLFAHIYLIPLALITLMYGRIGIKLYTTTVISGNDQHDGGQPHASPPAPRAQQEGRSLISHKKIKVIKMLSVVALLFTLSWLPLWTLMLLTDYGGLNEDKLELLTGYIFPFAHWLAFSNSSVNPIIYGYYNENFKRGFQAVCRTHSCCCGRMLAGNGARRKANRGEVREPAVNFGARNRVYTDGDLKYSGTRLEIDQRRTGRLCNSVCTNETGSGVGSGVTNQKVFQMEEPEKVSPMQVGKNQAWDQ